In the Dehalococcoidia bacterium genome, one interval contains:
- a CDS encoding VWA domain-containing protein has translation MQTQLCFILDGSGSISDDGWTLIVNGLAAAVENPDCFPRDGTVELTIIQFGWWIGTTPNNLPKAEVELYPTIIDATNVGSVASFIRDINQAKGGTPIACGINLAAYTVFNSPNFNPSIKQAINLVTDGDARQACDGYEAIGNIGCTEPACLQAARDSAVAARNYALDLLDMSPDQDEFDAEFIGIEGAPSEWLRASIVWPGSYIAPPFNGGGWVRVVPDAQAFADTVCEKIEVVIAPTPTPTPTPTPTPTPTPTPTPTPTPTPTPTPTPTPVPTCGVPDRQLAVLLDGSGTIDAQEWNTEINGLYDAIIDPGCMPDHCVELTVIQFAGDLPGGARTEIPPIVITNSNRYSVAAEVLNIIQVEGITPIEAGIDLAVVKLTNSPYFSTTPRQIINISGDVGHIMVDYDATEIARGNAIANIEHGIHQLEISSEGVGDIIPADINWLRDEIVWPQPGTIAPPFAPGWVYKVGLNTVMFKEAICQKIAFKPTPTPTPTPTPTPTPTPILASSTSVAIDCASAPEGQTDDVEITIDTDDPQGIGSATITLAVDTSSTEVVHIADGDLGTVYSNTVGGITTMSAAVGYSPGPTGTLTFATVTLLNKGGAGECSDLDIEVISMFDGTLGFPQPITPFPVTDCICIADRLEGDVHPLGAGNDIIDSADSQLIAQHIMGAITLSGDDLLAADVNDYGSVDVADLQLLAQYLVGTITAFPGGEYIP, from the coding sequence AGGCTGAAGTCGAGCTATACCCGACGATTATTGACGCGACCAATGTAGGCAGCGTAGCATCATTTATCAGGGATATTAATCAGGCAAAAGGTGGCACGCCCATAGCCTGCGGGATCAATCTGGCTGCTTACACCGTGTTTAACTCGCCGAATTTTAACCCCAGTATCAAGCAGGCCATCAATCTGGTCACGGATGGCGATGCTCGTCAGGCTTGCGATGGCTACGAGGCAATAGGTAATATCGGTTGTACAGAACCCGCTTGCCTACAAGCTGCCAGAGATAGTGCCGTGGCAGCCCGTAACTATGCTCTAGACCTATTAGATATGTCTCCCGATCAAGATGAGTTCGATGCCGAGTTCATCGGCATCGAGGGTGCACCCAGCGAATGGTTGCGGGCTAGTATTGTGTGGCCCGGCAGCTACATCGCCCCTCCCTTCAATGGAGGTGGCTGGGTGCGTGTGGTACCCGACGCTCAGGCGTTTGCGGACACGGTCTGCGAGAAAATAGAGGTTGTTATTGCCCCTACTCCCACACCAACCCCAACACCAACGCCAACCCCCACTCCCACTCCCACTCCCACCCCCACTCCCACTCCCACGCCTACACCTACGCCTACGCCTACGCCTGTACCTACGTGTGGCGTTCCAGATAGGCAGCTTGCAGTGCTACTGGATGGGTCGGGCACTATTGACGCGCAAGAGTGGAACACCGAGATAAACGGGCTCTACGACGCTATCATTGACCCCGGTTGCATGCCCGATCACTGCGTGGAGCTAACGGTGATCCAGTTCGCCGGTGACTTGCCCGGCGGAGCCAGGACGGAAATCCCCCCCATTGTCATCACCAACAGCAACCGTTATAGCGTTGCTGCTGAAGTCCTGAATATCATCCAGGTTGAAGGGATAACGCCTATAGAAGCCGGTATAGACCTGGCTGTGGTGAAACTCACCAACTCTCCGTATTTCTCCACTACTCCGAGACAGATTATCAATATCAGCGGTGACGTTGGACATATTATGGTTGATTACGACGCCACAGAGATAGCACGGGGTAACGCTATAGCAAATATAGAGCACGGAATTCATCAGCTTGAGATCAGCTCTGAGGGCGTCGGCGATATAATACCCGCGGACATAAATTGGTTGCGGGATGAAATTGTATGGCCCCAGCCCGGTACCATAGCCCCACCATTCGCACCCGGGTGGGTGTATAAGGTTGGACTTAATACTGTCATGTTCAAGGAAGCCATCTGCCAGAAGATTGCGTTTAAACCTACCCCTACCCCTACACCCACACCTACGCCCACTCCCACACCCACACCCATACTTGCATCGAGCACCTCGGTAGCTATTGATTGCGCCAGTGCGCCAGAGGGCCAGACTGACGATGTCGAAATTACAATAGATACGGATGACCCGCAGGGCATAGGTTCAGCTACCATAACGCTTGCAGTCGATACCTCTTCTACCGAAGTAGTCCATATCGCAGATGGAGACCTTGGCACAGTTTATTCTAATACGGTGGGCGGCATCACCACCATGTCAGCAGCCGTAGGGTATTCACCCGGGCCAACAGGCACTCTAACATTTGCGACAGTGACGTTACTGAATAAGGGAGGCGCTGGAGAGTGCAGCGACCTAGATATCGAGGTCATATCAATGTTTGATGGGACGTTAGGCTTTCCCCAGCCAATAACCCCATTTCCGGTTACCGATTGTATTTGTATTGCGGACAGACTGGAGGGTGATGTTCACCCGCTGGGTGCTGGCAATGATATAATTGATTCGGCAGACTCTCAGTTGATAGCCCAGCATATAATGGGGGCTATAACGCTGAGCGGCGATGACCTCCTAGCCGCTGACGTAAATGACTACGGCAGTGTTGACGTAGCAGACCTGCAGTTGTTGGCGCAGTACCTTGTCGGTACGATTACAGCATTCCCCGGGGGAGAATATATTCCATAA